Proteins found in one Magnolia sinica isolate HGM2019 chromosome 5, MsV1, whole genome shotgun sequence genomic segment:
- the LOC131247169 gene encoding late embryogenesis abundant protein Lea14-A produces MAQLIGKAKNFVAEKVAHIKKPEANLTDVSVKKVSKDSATFNGQVSVSNPYSHDLPICEITYSLKSADRVIASGTMMDPGSIKAKETTALDIPLKVPYDFLLSLAKDVGKDWDIDYEFQVGLCMQIPVIGKFTLPLSKKGEMKLPTIADVF; encoded by the exons ATGGCTCAGTTGATAGGTAAGGCAAAGAACTTCGTGGCAGAGAAGGTGGCTCACATAAAGAAACCAGAAGCGAACCTGACGGATGTATCAGTTAAGAAAGTTAGCAAAGACTCGGCCACCTTCAATGGCCAAGTCTCTGTATCCAACCCATATAGCCACGATCTCCCCATCTGCGAGATCACCTACTCTCTGAAGAGCGCAGACAG AGTAATAGCATCAGGGACGATGATGGATCCAGGGTCAATCAAGGCCAAGGAGACAACAGCGCTCGACATCCCTCTCAAAGTCCCTTACGACTTCCTATTGAGTCTTGCCAAGGACGTAGGCAAAGACTGGGACATCGACTATGAATTCCAAGTAGGACTCTGCATGCAAATCCCTGTCATTGGCAAGTTCACGCTCCCCCTCTCTAAGAAGGGGGAGATGAAGCTCCCAACCATTGCTGACGTTTTCTAA